From a region of the Rhipicephalus microplus isolate Deutch F79 chromosome X, USDA_Rmic, whole genome shotgun sequence genome:
- the LOC142775344 gene encoding dynein light chain roadblock-type 1-like, with amino-acid sequence MDSRRRRGAVDRGRHGEFRSGHVYDRGGESPTEEAKEVFATMHRYQGVLGVIATLSNGMVIMSTMPDKDDTNRYARMAAGLGSDCRSSIGAGRKEQLNYFTVKDGNHEIVVTPGRLYTIIVVKKQQEPLEEASQ; translated from the coding sequence ATGGACTCGCGTCGTCGCCGGGGAGCCGTGGATAGGGGCCGCCATGGGGAATTCAGATCAGGCCACGTCTATGACAGAGGCGGGGAGTCCCCGACCGAAGAAGCCAAGGAGGTGTTCGCGACCATGCACCGGTACCAGGGCGTCCTTGGCGTCATCGCTACCCTGTCCAATGGCATGGTTATTATGTCCACAATGCCGGACAAAGACGACACCAATCGCTATGCCAGGATGGCTGCCGGCCTTGGCAGTGACTGCAGGAGCAGCATCGGAGCCGGTCGCAAGGAGCAGCTGAATTACTTTACGGTGAAAGACGGGAACCACGAGATCGTCGTCACACCAGGCCGTCTGTACACCATTATCGTGGTGAAAAAGCAGCAGGAACCACTCGAAGAGGCTTCCCAATAA